In Drosophila miranda strain MSH22 chromosome XR, D.miranda_PacBio2.1, whole genome shotgun sequence, the genomic window TCGCTACAAAAAATAATTCCTTGTTTAAGTACATATTAATTTAGCCAGGCAGCCAGCCGCTGCTCAGCTTCGACCCTCGACCAAAACTCGCTCAGTTCTTTTGGTTGCTGTTTGTGTTCCTAGTGGGTGGGCGTAGTACTGGTGGTAGTACGCTCCAACGCCTACGGTATCATGTTGGGCTCCTGGGCGGCGCCCGTCGAGTACTTCGGCTTGCAGACGCATCCGCTCTCCACGAGCACATAGTCCTGGCCGGTTAGCGTCACGGGACCCAGGGGGATGACCAGGAACAGGTAGGGCACATAGGTTTGCGTACACTCGCCGCGAACCACATCACATTCAGAGGACCTGTTGCGGACGAAAGCCAGGGCTAGATATCGGTGATCCTGATCGGCCGGATGGAGCTACTTACTCGCACACTTCGAAGACGACTTGCTGCAGGAGATCGGGGAACTTCTGAACTATGGTGACCGGCTGGCCAGAGGTCAAACTAACGCCATACATGGGTGCCGTGGTGTTGTAGCGCGTCTTGCACAGACGCGCCGGTGTATCGCTCTTGCACTGATGCGCCGGCGAGGCATTCTTCAGGGAACGACCTGCGTAAAAGGAAAGACAAGCCGAcaaacagacggacagacagtcaGACAATCACTGGGTCAATCAATCAATTGTGCGGTCAATCAATTGCGGCCGCACCGTACCGTCATTAGCCTGACCGACTTACCATAACGATTGCTTCCGATAGCCTCATTGTTTACCTCATCGTAGGCCCTCAAAAGTGCACTCGTGGTCACAGCGGGATCCATAGTGGTCGGCAATTTGCTCTGGCGTCCACGTCGCGAATTTCCGTTCCAGTTGGAGAATGTGCGCGCAACGGCCGCACTGCAAATGCAAATGGTAATAGAAATGTTAAGGGGGAATAGTCGAGGTAGAAGAGGCGTTAGAAAAGAAAGTTTTCCGAATGCTATGATCGGCCACTCTGAGCACCGTTAAGTCACCACGTGACTCACTCACCTGGGATATGGCGCATTGTTGGGGCCCAAACAGTCTGGCGAATCCGTCAGCGCATCACCGGATAGGTATTTCAGTCCACGCCCTCCGGCGCATCTGCTGGAAGGCGCATcgtcgctgctgctgtagctgggcCATAACGCCGCATTGGCGCATGTGAGTGCAATACTGATGACGCAGAGCGCCGTTAGGTGCTGCAAATACATACGATATCAATAGGTTATACCCCTGTGATAACGGGCATGCCATGGCACGCCAATGCAAGCGCTGTGTCATGCAAAAACACAGCCCGACCAGGTTGTGGCGTCTCCAGTGTTTGTTGTACAACTTTGCTTGAGGTGTTGTAACATGTTTTATGTTTTGTCGTTGAACCCACGACCCTGACCATGGCTAGCTTCTGACTCTGGGGGGAACTTTTTCAGAGTTCTAAGAACTGGACGTAGAAACGTACGCCACTCCACTCCAGACCGAAAGCCAGTTATAGGAGTTTCTTGACTGCTATGACGGGGAATTGTCGGTGCCCTGAGCTGATGAAAAGTTTCTATTTTCACATACTTGACCCGCTTAGACTCGAAATCCATAAACAAATTAATTAAGCTCATAAATAACCATCTCGTGAAGCCACAACCACAGCCATCGCCCCCGTCCGTACGTGAAAGTAAAAACAAAGAAGAAATTCAAATCGGACAGCTGCCACGatagagggagagggagaaggcAGGGCAAGAAGAAATGTTAATACATTTTTCAACCGCACCGCATGTAAAGCTGACTTCTAATATGGTCTGAACTTTTTTTTATTGCCTCTTCTTGCAGTAtagtatttttgttttttattttatttgcgCGCGCGCGCTGTGTTTTCTTTCACTTTCTCTGTGCAGATTTTTTGTTGCTGATCaagtggcaggcaggcaggcaggcagtcaggcaggcagcagccgaAAACCAGTTTCGATTGAATTAAAATTGCAGCACAAAAattttgccatttttctctCTGAGAAAATCGCTGCACGTACGACATGATGCGCAGAAATAATCGGACAGGTCGGACAACGtgccatcccatcccatccc contains:
- the LOC108153520 gene encoding uncharacterized protein LOC108153520, translated to MEYRCFSRSSVKHLTALCVISIALTCANAALWPSYSSSDDAPSSRCAGGRGLKYLSGDALTDSPDCLGPNNAPYPSAAVARTFSNWNGNSRRGRQSKLPTTMDPAVTTSALLRAYDEVNNEAIGSNRYGRSLKNASPAHQCKSDTPARLCKTRYNTTAPMYGVSLTSGQPVTIVQKFPDLLQQVVFEVCESSECDVVRGECTQTYVPYLFLVIPLGPVTLTGQDYVLVESGCVCKPKYSTGAAQEPNMIP